One segment of Solanum lycopersicum chromosome 1, SLM_r2.1 DNA contains the following:
- the LOC109120061 gene encoding uncharacterized protein produces MSTQSISPIICETSPVTPNESNRIGKVRGRGRGKSSGKNNSTIRVNIPTIPKPTTVSLQQGGTPTNIETSTQSTSPTISETPQLNQNDNNLIGQGLSTRINVPTGHTNTVAEGESNSSHPRTLVFLTSAGKSSAAMFPLVKTKSKHNGWLRQH; encoded by the exons ATGTCAACTCAGAGTATTAGCCCAATCATCTGTGAGACATCTCCAGTTACACCAAATGAGAGTAACCGAATAG gTAAGGTTAGAGGCAGGGGTCGTGGAAAATCCTCAGGTAAGAATAATTCTACTATTCGTGTAAACATACCAACAATTCCCAAGCCCACTACAGTTTCTCTGCAACAAGGTGGTACCCCGACCAATATTGAAACATCAACTCAAAGTACTAGCCCAACCATCTCTGAGACACCTCAACTAAACCAAAATGACAATAACCTAATAGGTCAAGGTCTTTCTACCCGTATCAATGTTCCAACTGGTCATACAAATACAGTTGCTGAAGGCGAATCCAACAGTAGCCATCCAAGGACCCTTGTCTTTCTAACTTCTGCAGG AAAAAGTTCTGCTGCAATGTTTCCATTAGTGAAAACAAAGTCAAAACACAATGGATGGTTAAGGCAACATTGA